In Glycine max cultivar Williams 82 chromosome 7, Glycine_max_v4.0, whole genome shotgun sequence, a single window of DNA contains:
- the LOC106799224 gene encoding secreted RxLR effector protein 161-like: protein MGNPKLSHLCATKRIMRYVKGTLDYGILFSSNCAAKKYNALGYSDSDWCGDKSDRKSTTGYVFFYGDAPILWSSKKEQVIALSSCEVEYIAAAMAVCQAQWLDNIFW from the coding sequence ATGGGGAATCCTAAACTTTCTCACTTATGTGCTACCAAGAGAATAATGAGGTATGTGAAAGGTACTCTCGATTATGGTATTTTGTTTTCCAGTAATTGTGCTGCCAAAAAATATAATGCTTTGGGATATAGTGATTCTGACTGGTGTGGAGATAAGAGTGATAGGAAGAGCACAACAGGTTATGTGTTCTTCTATGGTGATGCTCCAATCTTGTGGAGCTCAAAGAAGGAACAAGTGATAGCTCTTTCTTCATGTGAGGTAGAATACATTGCAGCTGCTATGGCAGTGTGTCAAGCTCAGTGGCttgacaatattttttggtga